One part of the Vicia villosa cultivar HV-30 ecotype Madison, WI linkage group LG6, Vvil1.0, whole genome shotgun sequence genome encodes these proteins:
- the LOC131614733 gene encoding uncharacterized protein LOC131614733 translates to MCRLHVQDSNNKDSDDEEVYKNEDDKLCLCQDRLQAIYREESKLKDEIVYRILNGETDTMKPNSDETTQIHESHISLKFYTGEEREYLVLEWNGHIMRYTYEHGFVPEYVYGNYFQRIVDEEPPYV, encoded by the coding sequence ATGTGCAGGCTTCATGTTCAAGATTCGAACAACAAAGATTCTGACGATGAAGAAGTATATAAAAATGAGGACGACAAACTTTGTCTCTGCCAAGACAGACTACAAGCAATATATCGAGAAGAATCTAAACTTAAAGATGAAATCGTTTACCGGATCCTCAATGGAGAAACAGATACTATGAAGCCTAATTCTGATGAAACGACTCAGATTCATGAAAGTCACATTTCTCTCAAGTTTTATACGGGAGAAGAAAGAGAATATCTTGTATTGGAATGGAATGGTCATATTATGAGGTACACTTATGAGCATGGATTTGTTCCTGAGTATGTCTATGGAAATTACTTTCAAAGGATTGTGGATGAGGAGCCTCCATATGTTTAG